The region GTCCTTTCccgtgaatttaagaattcgaaagttgacagttgtcaccttACTGCTACGAGTGGTCCATacgattcgtaacttttaaggTGACAGTTGTgacaagttacgaattcttgaATTCACGATTGAATGTTTGAaagaacttgcgtcacatcATGTAAAGAATCTTTGTATATTGAACAAGACTTGTGCTTGGCAATTGTGATTGTCGATGTCCAGCTTCAATGATTACACAAATTATTTAGTGTCTTTTGATACAACACTGCTCCTATCATGagcatagaaaatattcagaggctgatgaaatcacaggaGGCACTGCGTTACTTTTGTAAGGATCGGTGGCTTGCTTTTGTTGTTACGAGTTGGAACAtaccatacaaacaatcctaagcggtagctcttatcactacagcctccaaatttgacacttgtcaattcagtgttcatgctaggagcagtgctgtgctcttgtccttttgaatttcgtaGAGTCAATCCCTACATCTCGATGTCATGGAAATGCCAGTACTACAAGTGTTATACTAGTTGTACACACAGGCATTTCACTAGGCGAGAATGAACTGAAAAATGTCATTGCTCGCGTCAGATGAAACCAAGACAATTCAGTTATTAATCGATAATCTTAAAATGCTTTCAAACTGTTGTTATCAACCAGATATTAAAGATCTCCTCGGCTGCCGTTGTCTCAAAGTGattgtttttggtttgtttcaGATGCAAAGTCTCAGCTCATATGATCTCAACAATACCAGAAAGGCGGGCACGCAAATCTTATTCTTTAACCGAGTTCCTAAGGTAATGTATGACCGTCCACAGTCACTACTAGCGTTACACTGTGAACGCAAACTGATCGAACGCATGTTTAACAGGTGGGAAGTCAAACATTTATGGAGCTGTTGCGACGTCTATCggcgaaaaataattttcatttccatcgtGATGCCGTACAACGCTTAGAAACGATCCGATTGGCGCCGGACCAGCAACAAGAGCTTGCCGAAATGATCACCGATCTGCCTACGCCATCGGTCTACGTGAAACACGTCTGCTACACCAATTTCACAGAGTCAGTAACATTGCCAATTGTCTGCTCCATTCgttcattcaattcattttttctcAGATTCAACCTACCGTCACCGATCTACATCAATATCGTCCGTGATCCCGTCGAACGGGTCATCAGTTGGTACTACTATGTTCGAGCGCCGTGGTACTACGTCGAACGGAAACAAGCTTTTCCCGATCTGCCGTTGCCCGATCCACGTTGGTTGCGAAAGGACTTCGAGACGTGCGTTCTGCAAGGTGACCGAGAGTGTACATACAACGAGGGCGAAACGCATGAAGGAATCGGCGATCATCGACGACAGAGTTTATTCTTTTGTGGACACAGTCATGAGTGCACGTAAGTTTGTCACGGAGTTAGCAAAGACCGGGAGTCGTTGTACGATTAAGACTgggaaattacattttcagacCGTTTAACACTGTTGGAGCATTGGAACGGGCTAAACATGCAGTGGAAAGTCAGTATGCTGTCGTTGGCGTATTGGAAGATCTCAACACAACGCTATCCGTGTTCGAAAAATATGTCCCACGATTTTTCGACGGTGCTACTGACGTATACTACGGTAAGAGTCGATGAACGTTTTTGTCGAATAAGTTCGATCGATGTTCAAAtcaaactttcattttgacgcaGATCAACGGAACAGcttcaataaaatcaacacAAACGCATTCAAACCACCCGTCAGCGAACGTGTGAAGGAAATCGTACGAAGAAATTTCACTAGAGAAATCGAATTCTATCAGTTCTGCAAACAGAGGCTGCACAAGCAATATTTGGCCGTTAATTTGCCGTTGAAATGAGTGTGTCGCGGACTGTATTACCAGCAGTGAGTGGCTTTCTAAAGACGATGGAAAATCTgagtgaaaaaataaattgtttccgGTTTGCATTGAGTTTACACATTGAGTTTAATAATACCGCACCGCCAAGCGAATgaatgtttttccaaaattgttgaagttTACAGTTCACTGCAAGAGTGAGGActctaatttaaaaataaaataatcaaacTGTAGAACAGTCCCCAAATAACCCACATAACTAACTGACAGATAATGCAAACTTCAACAGTTCCTGTTGGTAGAGCATTGACCCGGTGGTTTTTGACGAATTTACATTGCCTTCAATAGTTTACATTAAAACTTTGGGACATTTCAATGGGCACTTTTCGACAGTTAATTTGACATTGCTGTCAGTtggaattatttgaatttttatcgcACACTTTTGAGGggaattttacattgaaaacgtTGTGTACATACTTGCCTTGGCGGCACATACTCACAAGCACACACACTTTCTCTCTCCCTATGATATTTTACCAATTATGTCACGCGATTCTctcgtttatttattttagtttttcatgttgtttttcgttgaaaatattttattcggatCGAAATGTGTTAGAATTGTGACTGTTATAACCAATTGttatatttaaatatatttagtTTGTACAAAGAAgcgtaaaaataaaataaaaaaatttaaaacaaataaaaaaaaagttgggaaattttatttagacaTGTCCGTTTGCTGCCTGGGAATTGAGGCCACAGAAACTATCCGGTCAACTTCtagcagtgcctatattcccgaaaatattttgacgaaTTATCGGAAATGTTcccaaaaaacatttcaacaaaattcgtgaaaatttgtgaaaatcgaaaaaatttgtgaaagttcgtgaaaatattttcgagagTATAGGCCCTGACTTCTAGAGAAATGTCTTGGTCCTGAAATACCTTTACACAACGCATATGagattttctcacctcaggCTCAGAGCCA is a window of Bradysia coprophila strain Holo2 unplaced genomic scaffold, BU_Bcop_v1 contig_235, whole genome shotgun sequence DNA encoding:
- the LOC119077397 gene encoding heparan sulfate 2-O-sulfotransferase pipe, whose protein sequence is MDNLFLRYRRMGMTFPKRSAEFIALMAVSCTFFLFLHTQSLTSRLREMEDKLQPSELSASGLSGNSLLQQESGHSGNNNLNNMYKYLKSTGQMQSLSSYDLNNTRKAGTQILFFNRVPKVGSQTFMELLRRLSAKNNFHFHRDAVQRLETIRLAPDQQQELAEMITDLPTPSVYVKHVCYTNFTEFNLPSPIYINIVRDPVERVISWYYYVRAPWYYVERKQAFPDLPLPDPRWLRKDFETCVLQGDRECTYNEGETHEGIGDHRRQSLFFCGHSHECTPFNTVGALERAKHAVESQYAVVGVLEDLNTTLSVFEKYVPRFFDGATDVYYDQRNSFNKINTNAFKPPVSERVKEIVRRNFTREIEFYQFCKQRLHKQYLAVNLPLK